A window of the Hordeum vulgare subsp. vulgare chromosome 5H, MorexV3_pseudomolecules_assembly, whole genome shotgun sequence genome harbors these coding sequences:
- the LOC123395025 gene encoding THO complex subunit 6: MAAATATATATVQAQPGLDAREWDEAAYRRGILRERDLSCRTLFRAVFYDQRDEPDPDVLLAAASSDGSLASFSLSSCISSSASAHAAPQPAAAALVDPVCIVQAHSGPVYDAKFYNDPIQPLLFSCGDDGHIRGWRWQEMQSCLVPLSLQGDHVEPILDLVNPQHEGPWGARSPIPENNAIAISKQDGSLFAAAGDACAYCWDVESGKCKMTFKGHTDYLHSVAVREANHQVVTGSEDGTARIWDCRSGKCTQTIHPVQNKKFEGSWVGCIAIDASESWLACGTSNGISVWSLLSNECIFNADCGAPVQDLLFDKNQILAVGAEPALSRFTINGVVVSQIKCAPPSAFSVSMHSSGMAAVAGHGGLVDVISGFGSHLCAFRCRGLDR, encoded by the exons atggcggcggcgacggcgacggcgacggcgacggtgcAGGCGCAGCCAGGACTCGACGCGCGCGAGTGGGACGAGGCAGCGTACCGGCGGGGCATCCTGCGGGAGCGCGACCTCTCCTGCCGCACCCTCTTCCGCGCCGTCTTCTACGACCAGCGCGACGAACCCGACCCggacgtcctcctcgccgccgcctccagcGACGGCTCCCTCGCGTCCTTCTCGCTGTCCTCCTgcatctcctcctccgcctccgcccACGCCGCCCCTCAG CCGGCTGCCGCCGCGCTGGTCGACCCTGTCTGCATCGTCCAAGCGCACAGCGGCCCCGTCTATGACGCCAAGTTCTACAACGATCCAATTCAGCCGCTGCTCTTCAG CTGCGGGGATGACGGCCACATTCGGGGTTGGAGATGGCAGGAGATGCAGAGCTGCCTTGTGCCACTCTCTCTGCAAG GGGATCATGTTGAACCCATACTTGACTTGGTTAACCCTCAGCATGA AGGCCCTTGGGGTGCACGGTCTCCAATACCAGAAAATAATGCCATTGCAATTAGCAAACAG GATGGATCTCTTTTTGCAGCAGCGGGTGATGCATGTGCTTATTGCTGGGATGTG GAAAGTGGCAAGTGTAAAATGACCTTTAAGGGGCATACTGACTATTTGCACAGTGTCGCAGTTCGTGAGGCAAACCACCAG GTGGTAACAGGATCAGAGGATGGGACAGCCCGTATCTGGG ACTGCAGAAGTGGGAAGTGTACGCAGACGATACATCCAGTACAGAACAAGAAATTTGAGGGCTCGTGGGTTGGTTGCATTGCCATTGACGCTAGTGAAAGTTGGCTG GCATGTGGTACTTCTAATGGTATATCGGTTTGGAGTCTTCTTTCAAATGAGTGCATCTTCAATGCAGATTGTGGTGCCCCTGTTCAAGATCTGTTGTTTGACAAAAATCAA ATTTTAGCAGTCGGCGCTGAACCTGCGCTCTCCCGTTTCACGATCAACGGGGTTGTTGTTTCGCAAATAAAGTGCGCTCCTCCATCGGCATTTTCCGTCTCCATGCATTCATCCGGG ATGGCAGCTGTTGCTGGGCATGGAGGTCTGGTGGATGTCATCTCTGGATTTGGGAGCCATCTCTGCGCGTTTCGTTGCCGTGGCCTGGATAGGTAA
- the LOC123395024 gene encoding uncharacterized protein LOC123395024, with amino-acid sequence MTAAEARAAWQRAANRCLFQEDAKRAPKLACCPPSMQQQHEANSGNPTSPRDCHIPNFMHLNWNPMNSSQPIDAWFLQLQPNFGSHKVLSGDRLNYMGGEASAKKVDSFSPVSTLDDINTKKSECPSEPPWMVSTAFMKQTSEAPCEGCPQASLKCRGNPNSLLREDKEFMEFKTFDPLFPKKPQKACYEMDPPWEQDRKSQPWWQVADEEGLASLVAERAMQHIENNDLPKPTQVVRIHGPKLNGHENKDGCGNSSSSSQPQLHDTMMCSYSLSSTNETNSSDGGGWQQSHKNDAHGGTQDSYSSGDHTPGSKQTYQNQKDAERAQLLDALRHSQTRAREAEVAAKNAHDEKDHVVKLLFRQASHLFACKQWLKMLQLENICLQLRLKEHQIAAMFPELPWTVMKEEKAEPEEERKGRAKKKSRRQNKEGGFCKAIMFAVGVGIVGAGLLLGWTFGWLLPRL; translated from the exons ATGACGGCGGCGGAAGCGAGAGCTGCTTGGCAACGGGCCGCCAACCGCTGCTTGTTTCAGGAGGATGCAAAGAGGGCTCCCAAACTGGCCTGCTGTCCACCGTCGATGCAGCAGCAGCATGAAGCAAACAGCGGGAACCCCACCAGTCCGCGAGACTGCCACATCCCAAACTTCATGCATTTGAACTGGAACCCGATGAACTCCAGTCAGCCGATAGACGCCTGGTTTCTTCAGCTGCAGCCCAATTTCGGGTCCCACAAGGTGCTTTCTGGCGACCGTCTGAATTACATGGGCGGAGAGGCCAGCGCCAAGAAAGTGGACAGTTTCTCGCCCGTCTCTACGCTTGACGACATCAACACCAAGAAGAGCGAGTGCCCTTCTGAGCCGCCGTGGATGGTTTCGACGGCTTTTATGAAGCAAACATCTGAAGCACCTTGCGAAGGGTGCCCTCAAGCGAGTCTCAAGTGCAGAGGAAATCCGAATAGCTTGCTTCGTGAGGACAAAGAGTTTATGGAGTTCAAAACCTTCGATCCTTTGTTTCCCAAGAAACCACAGAAGGCGTGCTATGAGATGGATCCACCTTGGGAACAAGACAGGAAGTCTCAGCCCTGGTGGCAAGTAGCTGATGAGGAAGGATTGGCTTCGCTTGTCGCGGAAAGGGCAATGCAGCACATTGAGAACAACGATCTGCCAAAGCCCACTCAGGTAGTGCGTATTCATGGGCCAAAACTGAACGGCCATGAAAACAAGGATGGCTGTGGGAATTCATCTTCTTCTTCGCAACCTCAACTACATGACACCATGATGTGCAGCTATAGCCTCTCGAGCACCAATGAGACGAATTCATCTGACGGTGGAGGCTGGCAACAGTCTCACAAAAATGATGCGCATGG GGGCACACAGGATTCATATAGTAGTGGTGATCATACACCAGGGAGCAAGCAAACATATCAGAATCAGAAAGATGCCGAGAGGGCCCAGCTACTGGATGCTCTTCGCCATTCGCAGACACGGGCTAGGGAAGCTGAGGTGGCTGCCAAGAATGCTCACGATGAGAAAGACCACGTCGTCAAGCTATTGTTTCGTCAGGCCTCACACCTCTTTGCGTGTAAGCAGTGGCTGAAAATGCTGCAGCTGGAGAACATATGCCTCCAGCTCAGGCTGAAAGAGCATCAGATAGCAGCCATGTTCCCGGAGCTTCCCTGGACggtgatgaaggaggagaaggcggagCCAGAAGAGGAGCGAAAAGGCAGGGCAAAGAAGAAAAGCAGGAGGCAGAACAAGGAAGGTGGCTTCTGCAAGGCCATCATGTTTGCAGTTGGCGTAGGCATCGTCGGCGCAGGGTTGCTCCTTGGATGGACCTTTGGGTGGCTGCTGCCCAGGTTGTAA